Part of the Halostella litorea genome is shown below.
ACACGGACGTTAAGCCCGCCAGCGTTCCGGCAAGTACTGGAGTGCGCGAGCCTCTGGGACCACCGGATCGCCGCCTCCCACTCATACTACAGCCCAGTCGGCACCCGCCGACTGGGCTTTTCTCATACCATCCACGGAGCCATCAGGCTCCGCCACACCTCTCCCGTCGAGTAGCACGCTCGATGAGACCATCACCGCCCAGTACCGACAGCGGACCGCGACCGCCGTCCGCGCGCCGCGTCATTAATACCGCTTGGCTACCAACCGCCGGCCATGGACGGGCCGCAGCTCCCCGGCGTCCCCGACGCGGAGGACCGCGACCGGATCGTCCTCCACGTCGACATGGACTGCTTCTACGCGGCCTGCGAACGGCTCCGGGAGCCACGGCTCCGCGGCGAACCGCTCGTCGTGGGGATGGGGTACGAACCGGACGACGACATCGGCGCGGTTGCGACCGCGAGCTACGAGGCCCGAGCGTACGGCGTCGAGAGCGCGCAGGCCATCTCGACGGCGCTGGAGCGGCTGCCCCGGAAAGTCGACGCCCGGGAGGACCCGGACCTCGACCCGGCCGACGCGGGGTACTACCGGCCGGTGGACATGGACTTCTACGAGTCGATCAGCGAGAACGTGAAGGCGATCCTCCACGACTGCGCGGACGTGGTCCGCGAGGTGAGCGTCGACGAGGCGTACCTCGACGTGACCGACCGCACCGCCTGGGAGGTGGCGGAGGGGTTCGCGCGCCACGTGAAAAACCGGATCGAGCGTGAGGTGGGCGTCGTCGCCAGCGTCGGCGTCGCGCCGAACATGAGCACCGCGAAGGTCGCCAGCGACCGGGACAAGCCGGACGGCCTCGTCGTGGTCGACCCCGACGAGGTGGCGGACTTCCTCGCACCGCTGGACGTGGAGGAGATCCACGGCGTCGGCCCGGTGACCGCGCGGACACTTCGCGAGATGGGGCTGGAGACGGCGGGCGACGTCGCCGACGCGGACCCGCGGGACCTGGAAGCCGCGTTCGACAGCCGCGGCCGCGAACTGTACGACCGCGCGAGGGGGGCCGACGACCGCGAGGTGACGCCGACCGGTCGGCCGAAGA
Proteins encoded:
- the dinB gene encoding DNA polymerase IV; translation: MDGPQLPGVPDAEDRDRIVLHVDMDCFYAACERLREPRLRGEPLVVGMGYEPDDDIGAVATASYEARAYGVESAQAISTALERLPRKVDAREDPDLDPADAGYYRPVDMDFYESISENVKAILHDCADVVREVSVDEAYLDVTDRTAWEVAEGFARHVKNRIEREVGVVASVGVAPNMSTAKVASDRDKPDGLVVVDPDEVADFLAPLDVEEIHGVGPVTARTLREMGLETAGDVADADPRDLEAAFDSRGRELYDRARGADDREVTPTGRPKSLSRESAFAEAVTDPDPKREQVRTLATAVADRAQREGALYRTIGIKAVTPPYDVNTRARSLPGPVDEPELVEDVALDLLTEFADEPVRKVGVRVSNLSFSAGDQASLDGWGGGTDDGASSGDDAAADRTGTESAVDESADRPALSGQTTLSDFRGRQDYLH